The Hordeum vulgare subsp. vulgare chromosome 7H, MorexV3_pseudomolecules_assembly, whole genome shotgun sequence DNA window CTCATGGTCAAATTGTGGCAGCAGATATTGGCACGGATAACTTTTGTTTTGCTCCTGTTGTTCATTGTTGTACCCTTCTTCCGTTGCTAGGACTTTTGTCCATCTGTCGTTAAGGTTGTCTTGTTCGGCTTTGATCTTATTTTGTTTCATCTTCAGGCTTTGGGAGGTGGCTATAAGCTGCCTCTTGAACCGCTCTTGATCCAGCGGGTCCTCGGGGACGATGAAATTCTCGTCTCCGAGACTATCCTCCTCCTTGGAGAGAGGGAGGTAGTTGCTGTCTCTAGAGTCATTGCGGTCCTCGGGATTATCCTGATCCTCGTGCCCCTCGAGTCATCGAGTTATTGTTCGGGGGCAACGGGGTTGACGAGGTCTTCCAGATTGTCCGGGGTATCTCTTTCTCTGGTGCCAGTGTTTCTTTATTTGCCCTTGTGCCCCTTGGATCTTTTGCGCTCACGTCGGCGCTTGGGCGGATCCTCGCTGGGCTTGTCGCCATTCTCTCTAGGGGTGTCGTCGCCGCCCTTCCCTGTGGTGCCATCGCCCTTATTTCTAGGGGTGTCCACCATATAGACATCATAGGTGGAAGTGTCCACCGTCCAACGATGGGAGGGGGAGCGGGCTCGACATCTTCATCCAGATCCTTGGCCTCCTTAGAGGCATAATCCAGCATATCGGTTAAATCTTTGATAGTAGCTACTAAGTGGGTGGTCGGTGGAACGTAAAATTCCTCGTGGCACGCGTCAAGACCGATCTGAGCATAGGTTGAGGATGGGTCATCTGTAATGTTCATCATCTAGATCCGGGTCACCGTCTCGTTCAATAGAGAGAGGTTAGCCAGACTAGTCTTCTGAATTCTTGCGGATTTAATCTTTGACGCGTTGGCATAAGGAGTATGTTCGGCCAGGGTTGAGCCCTGATATTTAGACGCTATGATATGATCCGAGCTCAAAGCCAGATCCAACATAAGAATCGACCCGGATACGGGCCCTGGCTGGACGCCCGAAGTTAAATCTTTGGGGTTTTCGGGCTCATTGCGTGAGGCCGAGAGCCCTATAAGGACCATATTGCCTCGGGCGTCGGCGATGTACTCTAGGTCACTGAACCCAATCTTCTGCCCTCGGGCGAAGCTGGCAATCTGGTGGAGGTGACCGACGGCATCGGTATGTAGAACGATGTTGACAAACGAAAAAAGATCTGGTCGGGGAGGAAGATATCCCCGGTATTGATGTTGTCGTTGATAACTAAGCGATCCATCGATCCTTTGGCGACCCTAAAGCGTAACTCTCaataaagcaccaatgtcggtgtcaaaaccagcggatctcgggtagggggtcccgagctatagatcttggatcgatgggtaacaggaAACACAaggacaatatttacccaggttcgagccctctcgaagaggtaaaaccctacgctttgctcgattatattgatgagcatattatattacagagtcgatctaccatgagatcagatgaattaaaccctagatgatggttctgTCAATGTCCTCTCTATGAACTGaaaccctctagtttatatagatacgAGGGGTACCTAGGATTACATATGGTCGGTTAAATCAGGGAATAAGCATGCCAATATTAGCATCTTGACTTGGAGCACACACCAAGGCTTTAGAAGTTTCCATCCTGAACACGACATCATCTTATAGTTCGGCCCTTCAATGATACTCATAGAGCAGCCCATGAATCCAACCTGTAGAGataggtgttgggtaacgtagcataaattcaaaaaaattcctacacatattcagatcttcctatggagagaccagcaatgagagaggggtgagtgcatcttcataactttgaatatcgctaagcggaagcgttgctagaacgcggttgatgaagtcgtactcgcggcgattgagATCGCGGTgagattccaatctagtgccgaatcacggcacctccgcgttcaacacacgtgcagcccggtgacgtctcccgcaccttgatccagcaaggaggagggagaggttcggGAAGATCTCaggaagcacgacggcgtggtgtcgatggagagacgaggtctcccgacaaagcttcgccaagcatcatgggaggagggggaaggaggggagcagggctgcaccgagggaagaAGAAACTGTGTCCCAAaatagccccaaacccctctctatttataggaggaggggagggggtgccacccctagggttcccaccctaggtggtgcggcagctcccccagatgggaggtgcggcggccagggcagggggaggaggtggcgcacccctaggtgggccttaggcccaccagtgcctagggttccccccccccctctccacctcctgcgccttgggaccCTTTGtttgaggtgcaccagcccactttgggctggtttcccacCACCTTTCGGccgatgctacctcttggggaagGTGGCCcttctcggtggacccccgggaccatttccgctggtcctggtggtcccggtacgctaccggtaacgctcgaaacatttccggtgtccaaaaccatccatcctatatatcaatctttacctccgaaccattcggagctcctcgtgacttccgggatctcatccgagactctgaacaactttcggtaacctcgtataacatttccctataaccctagcgtcatcgaaccttaattgtgtagaccctacgggttcgggaaacatgcacacatgaccgagacgctctccggccaataaccatcagcgggatcacgatacccatggtagctcccacatgttccatgatgatctcatcggatgaaccacgatgtcaaggattcaatcaatcccgtatactattccctttgtctgttggtatagaacttgcccgagattcgatcgtcggtatacctataccttgttcaatctcgttattggtaagtctctttactcgtttcgtagcatgtcatcttgtgactaactccttagtaacattgagctcatgatgatgttctaccgagtgggcccagagatacctctccgtcacacggagtgacaaatcccgatctcgattcgtaccaacccaacagacactttcacaggtacccgtagtgcacctttgtagtcacctagttacgttgtgacgtttgatacacccaaagcactcctacggtaaccgggagttgcacaatctcaggtcgaaggaaaagatacttcacattagaaaagctttagcatacgaacaatacgatctagtgctatgcttaggattgggtcttgtccatcacatcattctcccaatgatgtgatcccgttatcaatgacatctaatgcccatgatcaggaaaccatgatcatctatcaatcaacgagctagctaactagaggcttgctagggacacattgtgatctatttattcacacatgtattactgtttcctattaatacaattatagcatgaacaatagacgattatcatgaacaaggaaatatggtaataagcattttagtattgcctctaggacatatttccaacagtctcccacttgcactagagtcaataatctagttacattgtgatgtatcgaacacccatagcattatggtgttgatcatgtttttctcgaggaagaggtttagttaaaggctctacaatattcagatccgtgtgtactttacaaatatctatcactccactctggatatggtcctggatggagttgtagcggcgtttgatgtgcttggtcttccggtgaaacctgggctccttggctatggcaatggctccagtgttatcacacaagagtgtcattcgacccgacgcgcttggaaccactccaaggtcggtgatgagctccttcatccaaattccttcatgagccgcttctgaagcagctatgtactgcgcttcacatgtagatgctgccacgatttcttgcttgctgctgcaccagctcactgccccaccattcaaaacatacacgtatccggtctgtgacttagagtcatctggatctgtgtcgaagctagcatcgacgtaaccctttacgacgagctcttcgtcacctccataaacgagaaacatctccttagtcctcttcaggtacttaaggatattcttgactgtttTCCAGTGTTCcaaaccgggatcactttggtacctccctaccaaacttatggcaaggtttatatcaggtctggtacacaacatggcatacattagagagcttaCGGctcaagcgtaggggacaatactcatcttctctctatctgttgccgtggtcggtgactgagtcttactcaatctcatacctagcaaaactggcaagaaccctttcttttagttttccatattgaacttcttcaatatcttgtcaaggtacgtactttgcgaaagacctatgaggcgtctcgatctatctctatagattttgatgcctaatatgtatgcagcttctccaaggtccttcattgaaaaactcttgttcaaataggcctttatgctctccaacatctctatattattccccatcaataatatgtcatccacatacagtatgaggaaagctacagagctcccactcactttcttgtacagacaggcttctccgtaaacctgtatgaacccaaacgctttaatcacctcattgaagtgaatgttccaactctgagatgcttgcaccagcccatagatggagcgctggagcttgcacactttgttagcacccttaggatcgacaaaaccttctggttgcatcatatacaactcttccttaagattcccgttaaggaacgctgttttgacgtccatttgccaaatttcataatcataaaaggcggcaatttctaacatgattcggactgatttcagcttcgctacgggagagaaagtctcttcatagtcaactccttgaatttgtcgaaaaccctttacgacaagtcgagctttatgaacggtcacattaccgtttgcatcagtcttcttcttgaagatccatttattttctatggctcgcctatcatcgggaaagtccaccaaagtccatactttgttctcatacatggatcctatctcggatttcatagcctcaagccaattgttggaatccaggcccgccattgcttcttcatagttcgaaggttcaccgttgtctaataacatgatttccatcacagggttgccgtaccactctggtgcggagtgtgcccttgtggaccttcgtggttcagtagtaacttgatccgaagcttcatgatcattatcattaacttcctcttcagttggtgtaggcgccacaggaacaatttcccgcgctgtgtaattacctcatcaatttctactttcctcccacttacttctttcgagagaaactctttctctagaaaggatccgttcttggcaacaaaggttttaccttcggatctaagatagaaggtatacccaatagtttccttagggtatcctatcaatacacatttctctgctttgggttcgagcttctctggttgaagtttcttcacataagcatcgcagccccaaactttaagaaacgacaacttaggtttgttgccaaaccatagttcatacggtgtcgtctcaatggatttagacggtgccctatttaaagtgaatgctccagtttctaatgcgtatccccaaaatgatagcggtaagttggtaagagacatcatagatcgtaccatatctaataaagtgcgattaagatgttcagacactccgctgcgttgcggtgtgccaggcggcgtcagttgtgaaacgattccacacttccttaggtgtgtgccaaactcgtgactcaaatattttcctccacgatcagatcgtagacacttaatttttctatcacattgattctcgacctcactctgaaattccttgaacttttcaaacgtctcagatttgtgcttcatcaagtagatataccgatacctactcaaatcatcggtgagagtgagaacataacgatagccaccgcgagcttcaacattcattggaccacacacatcagtatgtattatttccaataagtcggtcgctctctccattattcctgagaatggagtcttagtcatcttgcccatgaggcacagttcgcatgtgtcaaatgattcaaagtcaagagactccaaTAGTCTATCAGTATGGACcttcttcatgcacttaacaccgatatgaccaaggcggcagtgccacaagtatgtgggactatcattataaactttacatcttttggtactcacactatgaatatgtgtaacatcacgatcaagattcatcaagaataaaccattcaccggcggagcatgaccataaaacatatcactcatataaatagaacaaccattattctctaccttaaatgagtagctgtctcgcattaagcaagaccctgatacaatattcatgctcaaagctggtactaaataacaattattaaggtttgaaactaatcccgacggtagatgtagaggtagcgtgtcgacggcgatcacatcgaccttggagccattcccgacacgcatcgtcacctcatccttggctagtctgcgcttattccgcagttcgtgctttgagttgcaaatgtgagcaacaacactggtatcaaatacccaggagctactacgagcgctggtaaggtacacatcaataaaatgtatatcacatatgcctttaatgttgtcggccttcttgtccgctaagtacttggggtcgttccgcttccactgaccttttcccttgcaatagaagcactcagtctcaggcctgggtccattctttttcttcttcccggcatctggcttaccgggagcggcaacggctttgtcgtctttcttgaagttcttcttacacttacctttcttgaaactggtggtcttgttgactatcaacacttgatgctctttcttgatttctacttctgcagacttgagcatcgagtaaaactcgggaatggtcttctccatcccttgcatgttgtagttcagcacaaaacctttgtagcttggtgggagagactggaggattctgtcaattatagcatcatccggaagttcgactccaagtgaagtcagacgaccgtgtaacccagacattttgagtatgtgctcactgacagaactgttctcctcaatcttacatctaaagaacttgtcggagacttcatatctcttgacacgggcatgagcttgaaaaaccggtttcagctcttggaacatctcatatgcaccgtgttgctcaaatggcctttggagccccgtttccaaactatataacatgccacacctaaacagagagtagtcatcactccgcgtttgccagacattcagaatctcctgggctgctgcggagtgggagggtcacctagcggcgcctcAAGGACATaagttagctgcttcaaggatgagcttcaagttgcgaacccagtccgcatagttgctaccatcatctttcagcttgtttttctctaggaatgcgttgaaattgaggttgacgttggccatctacaatatttataaagacaatttttagactaagttcatgacaattaagttcatttaatcaaattaagtatgaactcccacttaaatcgacatccctctagtcatctaagtgatacatgatccatgttgactaacccgtgtccgatcatcacgtgagacggactagtcatcatcgtgagcaacttcatgctgatcgtattcaaccatacgactcatgttcgaccttttggtctattgtattcgaggtcatgtctgtacatgctaagctcatcaagtcaacctaggtgtttcgcgtgtgtaaatctggcttacagccgttgtatgcgaacgttagaatctatcacacccgatcatcacatggtgcttcgagacaaagatccttcgcaacagtgcacacttaggggaatacattctccaaATTTTAAGAGGAATCATCTTAATatgctaccgtctttctaagcaataagatgaaaaacatgataaacatcacaatgcaatcatatagtgacatgatatggccattatcatctttgctctttcgatctccatcttcagacatcgcatgatcatcattgtcaccggcgtgacaccatgatctccatcatcgtgtctccatgaagtcatcacaccaactactactatcactactactatagctaaccgttagcaatgaagtaaaagtagtaagcacatggtgttgcatctcatacaataaatcaagacaactcctatggctcctgccggttgtcatactcatcgacatgcaagtcgtgaaacctattacaataacatgatcatctcatacatcatacatgcaacatcacaactttggccatatcacatcacatgtcaaaccctgcaaaaacaagttagacgtcctctaattgttgttgcaagttttacgtggctgatttgggtttctagcaagaacgccttcttacctacgttacagccacaacgatgatatgccaaaactatttacccttcataaggacccttttcatcaaatccaatccgactagagtaggagagacagacacccgctagccacctttatgcacggtgtgcatgtgtgtcggtggaaccagtctcacgtaagcgtacgtgtaaggtcggtccgggccgcttcatcccacaataccgccggaaaagaataagactagtagcggcaagcaattgacaaatcatcgcccacaaccttttgtgttctactcgtgcaaagaatctacgcatagaaaacctggctcggatgccactcttgggtaacgtagcataaattcaaaaaactccctacacatattcagatcttcctatggagagaccggcaacgagagaggggtgagtgcatcttcatacctttgaagattgctaagcggaagcgttgctagaacgcggttgatggagtcgtactcgcgacgattcagatcgcggtaagattccgatctagtgccgaatcacggcacctccgcgttcaacacacgtgcagcccggtgacgtctcccgcaccttgatccagcaaggaggagggagaggttggggaagatctccggcagcacgacggcgtggtgtcgatggagagacgaggtctcccggcagggcttcgccaagcaccgtgggaggaggaggaaggaggggagcacggctgcgccgagggaaGAAGAAATCGTGtcccaaaacagccccaaacccctctctatttataggagcaggggagggggtgccacccctagggttcccaccctaggtggtgcggcagctcccccagatgggaggtgcggcggccagggcagggggagggggtggcgcacccctaggtgggccttaggcccaccagcgcctagggtcccccccctctccacctcctgcgccttgggcccctttgtgggaggcacaccagcccactttgggctggtttcccaccaccttttggcccatgctacctcttggggcaggtggcccctctcggtggacccctgggaccatttccggtggtcccggtacgctgccggtgacgcccgaaacatttccggtgtccaaaaccatctatcctatatatcgatctttacctccggaccattccggagctcctcgtgacttccgggatctcatccgggactctgaacaacttttaggtaacctcgtataacatttccctagaaccctagcgtcatcgaaccttaagtgtgtagaccctacgggttcgggaaacatgcagacatgaccgagacgctctccgtccaataaccatcagcgggatatggatacccatggtggctcccacatgtttcacgatgatctcatcggatgaaccacgatgtcgaggattcaatcaatcccgtatacaattccctttgtgtgtcggtatagaacttgcccgagattcgatcgtcggtatacctataccttgttcaatctcgttaccggtaagtctatttactcgttccgtagcacgtcatcctgtgactaactccttagtcacattgagctcatgatgatgttctaccgagtgggcccagagatacctctccgtcacacggagtgacaaatcccgatctcgatttgtaccaacccaacagacactttcagaggtacccgtagtgcacctttgtagtcacccagttacgttgtgacgtttgatacacccaaagcactcctacggtattcgggggttgcacaatctcacagtcgaaggaaaagacacttgacattagaaaagctttagcatacgaacaatacgatctagtgctatgcttaggattgggtcttgtccatcacatcattctcccaatgaagtgatcctgttatcaatgacatctaatgcccatgatcaggaaaccatgatcatctatcgatcaacgagctagctaactagaggcttgctagggacacattgtgatctatttattcacacatgtattactgtttcctgttaatacaattatagcatgaacaatagacgattatcatgaacaaggaaatatgataataaccattttattattgcctctagggcatactttcAACAATAGGCTGGTGGCCTCAAGACCCCTTATTTTCGGACTCCCTCATATGTCGTGTCATTTAAACGCGCATTAGTCGTCTGCACCGAGAAACGGCGCGGGCGGTGCTCTCTCGGTTGGTGTGCCGCTTCAAAGTCGGTGCTAGTGAGCGGTCGCTTCTGCTCTGGCAGGGCAGGAATGCGGGCACTAACGCTCAGGAGCGGTGCTGACTGTTTCACGCGGGAGGGGGGTTGTTGGGTCCGGACGGTCAGAATGATGCGAAGTAGCGGTCTGGACTCCCGCAAATCTCCTCATGTTTGCCTCTGGTTTGCGGAAGAAATCGTGTCTGAATCGCTTCGCATACCGATATGGTACGGAGTTGGGTGGCTTCCATGGTCCGAACCGCGTGGTCCGGTCCATTGCAGGACGTTTGCGGATTTGCCTTGAAGATTATCTGGGTACTTTCAGAGGTCTACTCCTTGTTCTGTGACACAGATGCTGATAAGCTGCAGCATAAGGTTATTTGAAGCATAAAGTAGCTGTGCATGGATGGTTATTCTTGTTATGATACCCACATGGAAGCTATGCTTTATCTGAACTGATGGGTAAGGTGGCATTTATATTCTCTGGATCAAATGTAGCACCTGGCATCTCTTTAAATACCTAAGATATTGTTTGTACTGATGAAATGATTTAGTTATACTAACTAGAATCTGTACCATGGATGTGTGAAACTGATGCCTTTCTTGCTATCTTGCACTTCCTCATACTGCCGCAAAGCCTAGTTTGCAGTTTACATCCCCTGAAAGCAATGGCAGAGAACATCATAGGTTGTGCCAAAAATAGGATAGTTCAATGCTCCAATTTGAGAATGGCCCCCTTCATAAAATTAATTTATTTGAAATTGGTCAATGTGGACTGGAATGGTCATATCATAGCCTGATGCCTCGTGAAAGTGAGTAGAGAGAGCACGCGACATGCATGTACAGGACACTGACTCAATGCTCTTTTCGTTATAAGTGATCATTAATTCGTTATATGGAAAGTGAGGTTTGGTTTAGATTTAGACTGACAAATAAAGTTAACTTGTGTGAAATTAAGGCATACACACCTATGAGCGTTGTTTCATAGCCTCCTAACAGCGTTTTCACTTTAGTCACTTGGATTCTTACATAAGGTATTTCTTCTCGCTGAGGCCACCCCATCCATGGGGAATGCTAAAGCAATCTCACCAAGCAACTCACTCCATTTTCTGAACCCTGCGCGCCATTATATATTTGATTGATGAAGAACAGGATTGCAAGTTTGCAACAAGTGACAAGGAAATCAAGAACAGCTCAAGACCATGGAGGCACCGAGAAATCACAGTGCGCCATGCCTGCTCCTTCTGCTGGCACTAGCTGCCCAATGGTGCAGCGTCTCAACGGCGAGCTGCAGCTTCACCATATCCAACTACTGCACCCACACCATCTGGCCGGGGACGATGGCCGGCGCGGGCACGCCGCAGCTGCCCACGACGGGGTTCAGGCTAGACCCGGGGCAGACCGTGCGGATCCCTGCGCCGGCCGGCTGGTCCGGCCGGATATGGGCGCGCACGGGTTGCAACTTCAGCACCGACGGCTCAGGCGCGGCTGCCGGTGCGGTCGCGTGCCAGACCGGCGACTGCGGTGGTGGACACATGGAGTGCGGCGGCACGGGCGGGAAGCCGCCAGCGACGCTCTTCGAGATCACACTGGGGAAGGGCGGCCCCGCCGACCAGGACTTCTATGACGTGAGCCTTGTCGACGGGTACAACCTGCCCGTCGTCGCCGTCCCGCGCGCACGGCAGGGCAGCTGCAATGCCACCGGCTGCGCCGCCGACCTCAACCTCTGTACGTGGCATGTAGCATCACTATGAAGCAGCTATGCATCCATGTTGTACAAGTGCTTGCTCTGACATGAAAATAACCATGTTATTGCAGCATGCCCCAAGGAGCTGCAGGTGGCTGGCGGCAATGGTGGCGGCCCAGTGGCATGCCAGAGCGCGTGCGAGGCGTTCACGCAGGACAAGTACTGCTGCAGCGGCGCCTACGCG harbors:
- the LOC123411461 gene encoding thaumatin-like protein 1b, with the translated sequence MEAPRNHSAPCLLLLLALAAQWCSVSTASCSFTISNYCTHTIWPGTMAGAGTPQLPTTGFRLDPGQTVRIPAPAGWSGRIWARTGCNFSTDGSGAAAGAVACQTGDCGGGHMECGGTGGKPPATLFEITLGKGGPADQDFYDVSLVDGYNLPVVAVPRARQGSCNATGCAADLNLSCPKELQVAGGNGGGPVACQSACEAFTQDKYCCSGAYATPDTCSPTAYSSVFKSACPRAYSYAYDDGSSLFTCNAVDYTIAFCIPPAGLNMPADANGAPPADNNGAGSTYVPPATGNSGAGRAYMPPPTGNDGAGSAYQPPPTDNNGVGSAYQTPPTGTNGIGSTYETPLASSNGVGSAFQPPLTGYNNGVRSGYQPVMTPSAASTRHAQLWFLLPAALVFLK